CACCCGGCCACTGACAGTGGCGCGCAGGACAGCTCCGGACACCGCCGCATTCGCGGCCGGCGACGGGTTTCGGAAGCCCGGACCCTCAGTGCCCCGGGCCGGGCACCCTGGGACGGGTGAGAAGACGGGTCGTGCTTCCGTCGTCCTCCGTGAGGTCGCGGACATGACGGAAGCCGATCCGGTTCAGCAGGGCGAGCGACGCCTCGTTGGTGGCGTCCACCGTCGCGTGCACCTCGGCCAGGCCCAGGGTGCCGAAGCCATGGGCGACCAGCGTCTCGGCGATCTCGGTGCCCAGTCCCTGTCCCCACGCCGTGGGGGTCACGGCGTAGACGATCTCGTGGCCATCCACGCCGGGGGTGGGGGACGGCTTGATCTCCGCGTGCCCGACCGCCCGCCCGTCGTGCCGCACCACCCAGACGCCGAACAGGTCCTGTGCGTACACCTTCGTGAAGAGCCGGCCGAAGAGTGCCCGGTCCTCGGCCTCCTCGTCCACGCCGTCGCCCATCCAGCGGCCCACCCGGGCGTCCTGGAAGAGCGCGACGAAGTCTTCCTCGTCGGTGGGTGCGTACGGCTCCAGCAGCAACCGCTGCGTCCGCAGGACAGGGGTCTTCATGCCGCGCGACGGTACCGACGCCCGCATACGGCCGCAACCGAGTTGATCAACGCCCGGGGGCCGCCGTGCTGCTGCGTACGACCAGGTTGGTGGCCAGGTCGACGCGGGTGGTCGCGGGCTGGCGGCCCC
This genomic interval from Streptomyces sp. NBC_00464 contains the following:
- a CDS encoding GNAT family N-acetyltransferase, translating into MKTPVLRTQRLLLEPYAPTDEEDFVALFQDARVGRWMGDGVDEEAEDRALFGRLFTKVYAQDLFGVWVVRHDGRAVGHAEIKPSPTPGVDGHEIVYAVTPTAWGQGLGTEIAETLVAHGFGTLGLAEVHATVDATNEASLALLNRIGFRHVRDLTEDDGSTTRLLTRPRVPGPGH